Below is a genomic region from Saccopteryx bilineata isolate mSacBil1 chromosome 8, mSacBil1_pri_phased_curated, whole genome shotgun sequence.
TCCATGAAGGTAAAGGTACTAAtgctgaaattttcttttaagcTTAGACTGACTGCTGATGAAACTGACACCCAAGAAGCCAGCATTGTTTCTACATTTCTACTATATCTTAAGATTAGAATCCTATAAACTTATTCATCAACTATCTTCCTTTTCTGTATTATTCTTGGCACTCAATTAAGACTGCTGAAGTCTATCGTACGTTCACattctcaaataaaaacttaCGATTATAAAATGTGCATATTATTGTGTAAAATAATTGTCATTTAACATATTTGGAGATTTTCAGAGCAGAATTTACATTAACAGGATAAATATTACAAATCAAACTTCCTTTTAAAGTCAAATGACAGAATTTTCAAACTTTGTGCATTGTTTTAAAGTGTAGTAAGATCATCTGTTGGGCCACCAATATTGGCAATcagaaaactttaaatattggagatggggtgggaggaaaacaagaaaatttcagATGTGTCCTGTCTTAAAAAAAGTTATCAACCCATCAAAACCACTCACTCTTTATGCACCAGAAAATGATCTGGCATAAACCAGTCGTGTCAGAGGAAAAGGTAACAGTGACACTTGCATTAGTAACATTTCTAGACTTACTTTTCCTTGAAGCAGTATGTTTAACAATTCTTCCTCCCCCAAATCCTTAAACTCAATATCACAGGCACAGAATGTAAACAAATCTAGGATGTTCTCCAACAGATAAGCAATAGCACAGCTATGTTGTTCTAAAAAATATTGTCTAGATATTCTTTCCTATATAATCAAATGATCAGTGGCCACACTTTTAACAGCCTGCACTAGCTGGCATTAAATGCAGATTATGTGCCACAAGTCCATCTAAGCTTCCTTTTAGGTATGTTCTAATATGTCCAAGAGACAACAACACCTGCGCTTCAGGATTCTATAGGGGTATTGACCTATAAGGATATCAACTCCATTTTCAAGGTTAGAGTAACTATACTATGGGTTTActgaaggaaaagaacagaagaaaagttACAACAAACCTCTTTAGGTCAATTAAAGGTCGTATCTCTAGCTGGGATATTAAAAAACTTAATCTCACCAGCTCAAACTCTAAAAGTTAATGCCACTAATAACAATCAACAGCAGGAAAATAAACCTGTTAACAACCAGCCAACTCATTAGCAAAAAGCAGTGTAACTCAAATACTGAGACCAAAATCTAACACTACCTACCCAAACTATCCCCACCCACCCTCAGCCACCAgcgaggaaggaagaaataactgcttaaaaaaaaacaaaataagcttaGTATTTCTTATAAGGATAACAACAGTCCAACTCCTGAGATAGAACTTAGAAAGACAAAAGGTGGAGTTGAAGGCAATGTCTAGGGATCAGTATGCCACAAACAGTCTCGGAAAACCCAAAGTACCACAAACACACTAAACTTGTCTATGATTAGAGAATAAGatactgctgctgcttcttttttcttttgaaatacacAATATTTTGTAGGCTCTGCCCTTCCATGTGAAAGTAGGACataaaaaagctaaaaacaaattaaaattgacACCCAAACTTTTGGGATCATATATCTTAACTGTGAAATTAACCAGTCTATATACCTTCTCCTTCCTACAATCAATCCACCTCACACAAATAAGAGAACCAAAAACAATCCAAACATGATTAAAATTGAAAGTCGTTGAAAGTATTAAAACTtttagaagggaaagaaagaaaagaggaaaaacaagaacaaggagtgggaaaaattataaaagaaagggggaaataaaTCAATGGGCCTCTCTTTTATTTGGCGACAAGCAAGTGAAGGAAAGTTCATTTGTAATTTGTTCAGTTGTCTGTCTTTTGCACGTCTGCATTCTGGCCAGAAGGGACTTTGAGGTTTTTCTGCAGCACATGAGCATCTGCAGGCTCTATCCTCTTATAGTAGTTCTTCTTGGTCTCAATAATCTCAAAGCCAAACTTCCTGTAGAAGTCAATTGCCGACTCATTGCTGATCTGGACATGCCTGAGATATAAGAGgatatcaggaaaaaaattaagatttcatCAGCTATTATATGTTCTCCACAGATAGCTTCAAATTGGTTGGAAGTGGAATACTGTAGACATTTGTCAGAATCTCTATACAATTAGTAATAATCAAGAAAGATTAAGTATTCATTTTGGAAAACCTTTTGATAAAAAAACCTTAGGGTCTCAAATGCCTGAATATATATCCTCTTTGTGATTGATATAAAAGCATGCTATATTTTGATAATAACTTAAGCTATTTCAATTACTCCTCAAATAGCATTATACTTTATACCGTACTTTTCGTTCCATAAGACACACcaagagttttaaggaggaaaattaaaaaaaaaaaaattctgaaccaaagggtgtattaagatatttaataaaataccatatttttcgctccataagacgcatggtcatttccccctccacttttttggggggaaaagtacatcttatgaagcaaaaaatacagtaatttaattTCTCTGCTGTCAAAGTGGAAATGAGAATCTCAGTATCTATATTATAAAGAATTGACTGTTATGACCTATTCTTGGCTTTTTATCTGAGATCTCTTAAGAGCCAAATATAATATCAGCCAGGTATTCTGACTGTTATTAACTTTACCACTAATGAGCACATAACTAAGAGACCTGAATGCAAAAAGagggcaaataaaatattaatgaattaattCTTAAATTTAAGATGAGTTTTAATCTTGATTTCATCCCTGTGACTTTAGAGCTCCTACCGCAATGTAATAAGCAAAACAAGGATGTTTTATATCAGGTTTCTTATCtattattaaaactaaataaaacatcaccaccaccatgtCCATGGTGTGTGACCAGAATTTAAAGTTTCCGTACAGATTTCTATTGCCAAAATCTTAAACTATTtagataataatattaaatataattttacttacagATAGATGTTGTCAAAAGTGCCATCTTTTTCACAGATGTTTAAGACATGATTTAACATTTTAGTTCCTATTCATAAGACAAACAAATAAGTAATCTCATAAAGATCAACCTTTAAGTTACACATCTAATGGCCATCTTAACACTTACTGAGTCCTTACAGAATATGAGGCAAACAATAGACATCCAGATTTTCCAAATTTGTTCTCTCTATATACTATGTATATTTAAACCTGCTAGCAGAAAAGCAACCTTTCTATACAAGACATTCCAGgtagaaggaaaacagaaaaaacaaaggcACATTAATAACAAACTTAATTAGGGCTTCCAATTAtgttaataaagaaatatgtttTGCCTTATCATATATATTTCAGTAGCCTTCCGAGTACTCCTAAAAGAAATGGTTTGACTTACTGGATCAGGAACAGTAACAGTgtgttgaagaaataaaaataaataatcttaccTATTCCTAGCCTTCGGTACGGTGCCAGACATCCTAGTGTCATGATGTAAAGTCTCTTCTGATTCTGTGAATGATCCACCCTACAGCACACTGCACCTACTGCAATATCATTGAAATAGGCTGCCATGGAAAACATGAAGATATAACATTCAACAGATAAAGTAacacattttattaaatctttcCCACCCCCTCTATAAAGACTAACCTGTTGTTATCAGCATTAAATTTTATCAGCTACTCTGAATATCAACAGCCTCAAAAGCCTCCTATACTTTCTTAGGAATTTAATTCTCATCTAGAGTAAAgctaaaaatgttaaaacacaCACTAAATAAAAAAGGTGTAGTAgcatttccttttaaaacttgaatttgaaTGATTTCTCAGAATCTGGATCCCCCgtttcttcacttgtaaaataAGGAGATTAAATTGGttaactctttctgctctactaTTAAAAACTAGGAGTCAAgaacatgaaaataaacaaatgaaggaaGACAGAAAACATTATACCAAGCTTTGCTAGCTCGCCAACCTCCAGCACATCCTTGTAGAACTTGTCGTTGTAGCTGACTGGAAAGATGACCTGGTTTAATCTCTTCAGCTGTTTAATATTGTGTGGTGTCACATCTCCCAGCTCGATCCGGCTACTGGAACAAACCAAATAGtactcaataaaatataattagctGCATTTGTTAAGACAAACATATTAGAAGGGTACCAAATCTTTTTTCGTGATTGATAAATCCAATCCTTTCACAGTAACTTTATATTACTAAGGAGATTACTATTTATTAGATTTTGCCAGCCATTCCATCCAGATTTAACCCATAGTTCTCATATACTGGTATACATTTAAAGACAAATACAGTAAACTATTATTGAGAAGTCCAGAGTATGCTATATAAAGGCCAGAATTTTCCTTGTCTTCTacaattcagaaaaatttaaaatgttattgatcAAAAAGTATGATGATACCTAATAATTGGTAAGGCAGTATAGCAAATGGTATTCTTATATTCTGCTGATGGGAATGTCAGTGGATATATCTCGAAGACAATCTAGCACTATTTATCAAAAACCCTAAAAAGTACATCTTTTATCCAAGTAATTCTACTCTAGAAATTTTGttctgcctgacctttggtggcgcagtggatggggcgttggcctggaatgctgaggtcaccagttcaaagccccaggtttgcctggtcaagaaggcacatgtgaaagttgatgcttcctgctccttcccctgttctgtctctttcatctctctctctctctctcctctctgtttctctaataaaaatgaatgaataaaaaatatctaaaaaaaattttttttaaaaagaaattttgtactaagaaaataatccaaatatgtaaaattatttacatTCTATTAATTGAGCCAGGAACCACCTACAGAGTTATATGGGGTGGTATTTAAACTCCAAATTGCTGGATCCCACCCCATACCTTCagaagcagaatctctgggaaagGAACACGCGACTCCACATTTTGAGGGGGggaaaacccccaaaaaacagtgTGAGAActacttgctaaaaaaaaaaaaaaaaaaaaaaaagtaattaaaacaaCTGGTTTCATGGGGAAAGAGATTAAAGCTAAAAGAAGTTCCAAATTCATAGTAACAAAGATATTTGGCTTATAGAGCTGACAACAAAAGGAATTTTTAATAGCTCAAGTCAATTTTACCACCATAAACTAAAAGTTGATCAAAGATAACAAGACAAACCTGAATAGCatccacatatttttttcttcctaagacCACTAGCACTATCATTAGTAGAGTTGCTGATATATAATGTCTTCTTAAAAATCTTAACAGGGAgtgataaaaacattaaaagaaaatataaaatgagtcCAAAATAAAACAATCTGATACCAACCAAGAAGCTAGAAAACTACAGAGGACCTACTCTTTCATTGCTAGTTCCAGATCAAAATGGCACTGGTCAACAGCAGGGAATAGAAACAATACACCCTAATTAATCGttttgaggttgccagcttgagtgtcgtgtgctggctcagcttgagctctgCGGACAAGGcccctatgagaagcaatcagtgaacaactcaagtgattcaactcatctctcttcctgtctctccctcagcctctctcttgctaagaaaaaaaaaagaaattatgattcAACTTTTGTTAACACATACAAAATATGATTAAACGCATATTCCAAAAAACATGGTCAAATTGTAATTCTTAAAACAATACTCTCTGAAATGGTcaaatttagataaaataaaaaaaacaatgcatTGGTtattaaaaagcaacaaaaaactgattacagattttatgtttatttggaACTTTAGCCTTCCTGcctcaattatttcatttttatgctgTTTTTTATTAGTTAATTATGACCAACTACCTTGaacatcttttttaaattgattttagagagagaggaaggaa
It encodes:
- the NAA50 gene encoding N-alpha-acetyltransferase 50 isoform X2: MKGRIELGDVTPHNIKQLKRLNQVIFPVSYNDKFYKDVLEVGELAKLAYFNDIAVGAVCCRVDHSQNQKRLYIMTLGCLAPYRRLGIGTKMLNHVLNICEKDGTFDNIYLHVQISNESAIDFYRKFGFEIIETKKNYYKRIEPADAHVLQKNLKVPSGQNADVQKTDN
- the NAA50 gene encoding N-alpha-acetyltransferase 50 isoform X1 — protein: MKGSRIELGDVTPHNIKQLKRLNQVIFPVSYNDKFYKDVLEVGELAKLAYFNDIAVGAVCCRVDHSQNQKRLYIMTLGCLAPYRRLGIGTKMLNHVLNICEKDGTFDNIYLHVQISNESAIDFYRKFGFEIIETKKNYYKRIEPADAHVLQKNLKVPSGQNADVQKTDN
- the NAA50 gene encoding N-alpha-acetyltransferase 50 isoform X3: MKGSRIELGDVTPHNIKQLKRLNQVIFPVSYNDKFYKDVLEVGELAKLVGAVCCRVDHSQNQKRLYIMTLGCLAPYRRLGIGTKMLNHVLNICEKDGTFDNIYLHVQISNESAIDFYRKFGFEIIETKKNYYKRIEPADAHVLQKNLKVPSGQNADVQKTDN